In the Telopea speciosissima isolate NSW1024214 ecotype Mountain lineage chromosome 6, Tspe_v1, whole genome shotgun sequence genome, ATTAAGTAATTAAAAAGACTGTAGTaagaagtaaataaaaaattaataattctTGCTTAGAGAGTCAAACCCGTAACTAAACTGACTTTATTCAAGCATTCTAAATTAAAAAACCATTATCTTGATTTCTCATGAACTTTCTGTGAACACTCTTCCTTCCCAACAAACTCGCTCGTGTTAGTTTCACAGAAAATTTAACCGCTTAGTCAAGTTAGTTTGGATCCCTGTTACATGATGTCTATGTTTTGTGCTATTCATATATGAAACTTTCTACCTTGGTCATTAAGGCTGCTAAATATGGAAAGCTTGATATTTAAATCGGGCTTAATCGTATATTATATGTATGGAAAGAAATGGTTGGTTGATACATGGTCTGATCAACTCAAACCATTCAAAAACCGGTTCTATTACCAACAACTgtttagctcagttggtgagccgtggtgcacttcatgcccatgttcaccaagaggtctcgagttcgagtatCTTGGCTGGTATCTATCCCCTCCCCGGTTCGatcccacccacccccccccccttctatcaaatatataagtaaaagctcccaattctaagaaaaaaaaaaaaccggttCTATTCATTAGCAGTAAGTAAGACTGCAGGAGGATCAAGAAAGGGGCGAGGAAGAGATAGCataaagaaattcaatttgAGAATTGATGTAAGAAAAATGGTCATCAATCAGTATTTTCAAAGGACCATTGGACCGGGTGATGATTTGGGTCCGACCAATTGGActcaaataaagaaacaaatgcTCAACAATATTCCCTGTAgatataatttataatttttgttgACCGGGTCAGCACCCTGGTTTGGTGAAAATGACCACTTTCGGCTTATTGTAATTCCATCACAACAGGCTCTCTATTGCTTCCAATCTAAGTAGGGGGGAAAATGTTATACATAAACTCGTTGCACGATAGGagaaattttttactttttgttcCTCACCTAACAAACACTCAAGTGAGGATGTTTTACTTTTTGTTCCTAACCCAAAGGATCATCCATGACCCTGGAATTCAGtctcctttctctttcatatTTCAAAAGCTGCACAGAATTGTAATTTTATTCATATGACTATGGATAACTATACGTTTTTTTGAGTTATCTATGGTTAGGACTAACTCTCctaattttattcaagttgtATCTATTTCAATTCTTTAATATAATATTTGCTcttgtttcataaaaaaaaagataaaaaaaaaaaaggagaaaattttttTCATCCTATAATCCTTAGGATTAGGATCAGGATCCTCTCTAGTGCGCATCAGACCACTGGACGCTGCGCATTAGACCACTAGACGCTGGACTTGTGTTGTGCACCAACCTGCCCAGCCGCCCGCTGCGCGCTGGAGAGGATTTTCATGCCTATCCCTAGGATTCACAAGCCCTCACCCTCCATAGGATTTTAGTTTGTTCCCCAAAATATCTTCTCCATACTTTCCCCACAAGTATCTGAAACCCTGCGGTGGATGGATTCCTCCCTCACCGTGACTAAACTGAAAACTCATCCTACACAATATATAAAACCaataaggggaaagttttcatacacgattgtgtaagccgtgtatgtgagaagGTCTCTCACAAacagttggaaaagtcataaatccccacccattaattaatgggggaatttcttagatctactagattaaaaaaagaattacaagataagtatatgttaaatttgttttacatttgcaaattttaattttgaaaagatttacctaaTCCTTGGATTAATTAGTGTTGGTCCcgcccaaaaagaaaatataattaaacttactaaaataccctttgacATCacttttttcctaaaaaaaagggttaatgATAATTAATGCTTAATAGTTTAACCGTTTGCACAACTCTCATTGAGTTCTCGGGCTGGCTAAGTGTAAGGTGCTTCACTCTATCTCGCTAGCCTTCTTCCACTGGTTAATCACCTTCATGAGTCCTTGACTCCCTGTTTTAATCCTCTAGTGGCTATCACAGGCAGACCCGGTGAGTATTTGCTCTTTCTCTGCCCCTAgtgtagctttttttttttttttcccccttctttgtAGAGGTTTGCTTGCTTAGAGGGGGAAATTCCGGCATCAACTGGGTAACGGCGTCCAGAAAACTCCATTAATGGCAGCATAACTAGTCAAATATCAGTAGTTTGACAATGGAGCACTCTTGACAGCGCCTCCCTCTCTTTGTATTTTACAACATGAGTctgttccctctctctctctctcctcccccactCTGCTTCCCCCCGCTTTATTCTGTTGTAAAGTTTCATAAACAGTGCTTTTGATTTCTTACATagctattattattattatttttttttttcgaaaatCCCTTTGATTAAGCTGGGATTTCAATCAATGTCGCTAAGGCAACAAGCCTTTctggaagaagagttgatttcCACGATATTAATGGCAAGAATCCCTTGAAAATAGATATTTTGGTGATCTCAAGATCTGACCTGGAACCAGCGTTCCCCTAGGTTGTCATTCCAAGTGTAAACCCTGAGTTTCTTGGTTCAAATGTGTCCTTTCTTCATGTAGTTCGTTTTAATCTGCAGAACTGGTTTTTGATAGAATTCTCGAGTCTGATCATGCTTCGTAGAATATAATGAGCTGGAGCGGGATTGTTCACCTGACTCGTAGTTTAAGGTGGAATTCTTTCCGCTGCAAATTTGCAAGTGAAACCACATGGTAGTTGGACAGAACGCTTGTACGCCACCAGGCACCGAGTACATCATGCGTATCCCATAACCACCATGACCAGACATCGCAAGGGTGCATGGTTATAGGTGCTGCTATACCTCTCGCACTCAAGCTTTGtgagaaagacagagagagagagagagaagagggagagccAATAATTATCGATTTTCCTGTGATAATCggtaaagaaacaaaatgatGTTAGAGGGTATTTTAGGACGTTTAGTTATATTTTCTTATTGAACTAGAAAAGAACTAACTAATCTGGGGAttaggtaaatcttttcaaaatctaaatttgtggatgtaaaacaaatttaaattatatttattttataattctttttttaatctcgtagatctaagaaattttcccttaattaataccttgaaactcccaccctctcacatacacggtttacacgacgaTCGTGTATGATAATACATAATCATTCCTTCTCAATCAATCAAGTAGGTGATGAACTTCCCAAAATGCCTATCTGATCAGTCATAATCAAGTATAAACACAACCCATAAATCGGATTGATAAGAAAAGATCATGACTGTGGATCATAAGATGAAAAATCAAACAGTTATTCATTCTTAGGGAATTCATCTAGTGGGCCCCACACAAACAGCGGGAGCGAGATAGAGAGATAGTGAAATAGAGATAGAGAATAAATTTTGGTCATGTGGGCCATATGTAAGAGGCGAACATGGATGGACCTTTAACGTGTTTTTCTGAGAGGAGAACGGTATTTTTGCGATTAAATTGAAGTGAATGTAAAGCTGCTGTTATTATTACAACAACTGATGGGGGCGAGATATCACGCGCAGTGCAGTATCAGAATACGGAGATTTCGTTTGTGGGCCACAGATGGGAATCTCAGTAACAACTTCCCGGGTGGGCAACAGCGATTGGAAGAATTCCAATCTCTGAGCATACTAAAGTTCTCTCCTTTATAAACACTAGAAACCAACAGAACCATCGTTTGCTTTTCTCCCAACAAACATCCCGTCCTTTTcatctcctccctcttcttAATTTGTCTAACATTCTTTCATCTGCCTTCAGAGATATGatctttattaatttatttcttCTATGCTTTCATCTGGGTTTCCTTGattgattttggattttttggctGTTTCTAATTGTCTTCAACTGGGCTCTCTCTCTGTAATCACAATTTGGTTGCTTTTGATCTGTTTCTGCGCAGATAACGACCTCGGGGTTTTTGaagcttttcttctttatatagTGGATTTCTCACTCAGTTTCACTTTTATAGTTTTTAGCTAAACCCACTTCCATTCATCTATTCAGAACTTGGTCGTTGTTGTTGTAACAATTTTACAGGTGAATGTTTTACCTCCTCTCTTTCCTCATGATTTCAGTGTTCATTTATGTCTTCATTAATTTCAAACGATTTTATGAATTTAAAGCATGTGAAATACCTTTTCCTATTCATTAACTAGTTGTCTTTCCTTGTGTTAAACCGAGTCAGACAAGGATCCATAAATCAAGGAAACCGAACATTAGTACAATCGGCACATCACGATCCcaagacagagacagagatagagacAGAGGCACAGAGAGATATAGAAAAGAGACAAGAAATGTATGAAGAGGCTCAATACTTCAATCCCCATGATCCCAACCACATGGCAATAGCAGCAGAATCAGTTGATTGCCCTCAACCTGTCGCAAACTGTTCTGCTCTGCCACCACTCATGGGTGGAGGAGgagatgctggtggtggtagtaGCAGCCACTGCCATAATAGCATGGAAGACAACCTCAAGCTTTCTGGGTTCTTCCTTGAAGATCTCTCCAACCACCACAACCCTTTCCACGATGGTGACGCTGCCGCGGTTGTTGCGGCCTCCATTGGAATTGACCTCCAACAGCATTTAGGCTTCGATTTGGAGCATGAGTTCAATACAAATGTGATGCCGGAGATGCTTCATGACCCCAATCCAACTTTGCCCCCACAGCATATGGATCAGCACAACTGGGATCCCACCGGAGTCCAAGAGATGCAAGACGTGAATTATAATCCTCTTTCGCACCAGCAGCAGCAACCACAACAGATGGGTTTGCAGCAGAATCTGCAATGCTTCAATTCCACTCCCTTCGGAACCCCAGACCTTCTCAACCTACTACACTTGCCCAGATGCTCAGACTCCTCCATGCTCCCTAATCAAACAATCTCTTTCTCAAGCAAGAAGCCGTCAAATTATCCGGCTTCACTGGACTTCTTCAGTGAACTCCCTACTGCGGCCACCGCCGCCGATGGTAATCTggcatcgtcatcatcattattGTTTGATCAACCACCACTCCATCTGAACCTACCCCCACAGCCTCCTTTATTTAGGGATCTATTTCAATCTTTACCACATAACTATAACTTGCCTGGCTcaagaggtggtggtggtggttcctTATTTGGTGGAATTGATGACAGAGAAGGAAGTGGAGGAGGTCTTTATCAGGATGGGGATGGCAGACAATTTGAGAATTCTGTTCTGGACTTCAGGAGAGACATGGGTGGTTTGGGTAGAGCTGGACGTGGTAGAGGAGGAACACATAATTTTTCCACTgagaagcaaagaagagaaCAAATAACCGAGAAGTACATGACACTGAGGGCATTGATCCCAAACCCTACAAAGGTGAAATCATCCtataatcaatcaatcaataaaAAACAGAAGTAGAATCCCCAATGTCCTCCTTGATTTGCTTTTCTTTGTCCCATTTAATTTCCTAGTCATTGTTTGATTGATTATTACCCTTTCTTATTTAATTGggtcttctttttcattttgttcctGGCCTGAAACTCAATCAAGGATGATAGAGCCTCAGTTGTTGGAGATGCAATCGAGTACATCAGGGAGCTGCTGAGAACAGTGGATGAGCTCAAAGTACTGGTTGataagaagaaatggaggcaAGAGAGGAACAAGAGGTTGAAGCTAGAGGATGAGACCACAGTGGACATGGAGAGCTCATCCATGAAGTCTCTTAGCACTCTCACTGACCGCGAGCAGTCCTTCAATGGATCGTTAAGGAGCTCATGGAGCCAGAGGAAATCGAAAGAGACGGAGGTTGATGTCAGAATCATCGATGATGAGGTAACCATCAAGCTTAtacagaaaaagaagatgaattgTTTGCTTCTTGTATCCAAAGTCCTCGATGAGCTCCAGTTGGAGCTCCTTCATGTTGCTGGTGGAAATATTGGAGATTATTACAGCTTCTTATTCAATACCAAGGTAAAttaaccctctctctctctctctctctctctctctctatatatatatatatatatatatatattcggGGATTATTACAGCTTCTTATTCTactcataaatatatataatgtttATGCATTTTTCTTATAGAAGTTGCTGTGGATTTTGTGTTAATACAGATATATGAAGGTTCTTCTATTTATGCAAGTGCCATGGCCAAGAAGCTCCTTGAGGTTGTGGATAGACAGTATGCAACATTCCCTCCGGGTAActtttaattagggttttctgAAAAAAGTAGCTTAAAAGAAAGTGTTTATCtcatttttccatttctttccaTCTGGATTCTTCtgaaagaggagaaaggaaaaggagaggAAGTAAAGGAATAATTATTGGGTTGGTAGGACTGTAGAGAAGTACATCAGGTAACAAtattaggttttcttttttcattttcctttttccatcTCCCAATTTCTGGTAGAAAGGATTCAGTTATTTGACCTGGCAAGCAAGTACTAGAGCTACAGATTTTAATGGTAATTCACATTTCAATTTTACTTGACAACAAGAAAGCTTTTTAATTATTAAGTACTATCTTAGATAGTTAATTAATTGGCAACTCGTCCATGATAACAGTTCTGTTTTTGGGCCATATTTCTATTCTAGAAAcgactttttgtatttcttttacaACGCCAAGTTTCTGGacccaaaatttaaataaaaaaaataaaataaaataaaaaaactgtttggtaatgCATAGTAATTTCTATATTTGgccaaaaaagaaatagaaatatgTTTGTTACACACAATACTTTTTGTTTATAGAACTTctatatattttcaaaaatgtcattgaatacccaaaaatttggtggaagtggtggcaatggtggtggtgatggcagtgATGGAGGTGGTTGTGGTAGCGGTAGCCGgcgttggtggtggtggtggtgatggtgatggtggtgatggtaggTTATTGCGGTGGAGTTGGCGGTGGTGGAGGTTGTAGTGGTGGCGgcagtggaggtggtggtgatggcagtggcaatggcggtggtggtggtgtttgaAAGTGCATTGGAGGTGATGTTTTATTctgaacatgaaattactgctttgccTATCAAATTAATCATGTGCTTATTGAAGAATAACTCCTCCCACCcccttatttcttccttttatttctggGACGGAGAAACTTCAAATTGGAGcttctatttttctatttctcatcaACTTTTTTGTCCCAGTTCATTCCCAATAACAAAAAGCCTGAGATCGAATCCTCTACAATGGAGTCATGGTTGTCCGTCTTTGCTACTAAGACGCCCCTCCCTCTACTTTCAAAAGATTGCGGAATAGGATGAGTTGTTCAATTTTTCCGAGGCATCACGGCCGCGCTTATAACCTAAATTACTTTGGTTTCCAATTTTCAtttgaaatatgaaaaaaagaaacaaaacaaacagattctattattttttttgttctcaagaacaaaaaatcaaagaaatagtgaaacaaaagtgttatcatgcaagCCCTTAGTGCCCAAGTGTTTAAAACATTTATTTGATGTTTTCAAATAAATTGGCATAATAGTGCgcaagtaaggaatgaccatattagagttgGGTTGCGAGTAGTTCAGTTCCGCGATAAATTTatagagtcatttgaggtggcatggccatgttcaatggaggcctttagaTCCCCCAATTCGGAGTACTTAATTGGTTCAGaatgagggaaccaaaagaggTAGAGACagacctaaaataaccataggagaagtgctGAGGAAAGACATGTTTCGCTTATGCCTCGCACCatgtatgacttcaaatagaactgattggagagcaaggattcATGTGGTTGACCCTATTTAGTTAGGCTAGGGTAGGCTTAAAATGACCCTATGAGAGgtagtgaggaaagatatgcataagTTGGGCCTAGCCCCATGTATGGCCTTGTATAGAGCTGTTTGGAGGGCATCTATTAGATGGGTTATGCTAAGtcttatcaaattttttttttgaaccccGAATACTATTTGGGACCTGGGGGAGGctcctaaaattttattaatagaAGTGGAATTAAAAGCAAGTACAAGGGGGAGACATtgccgccttacccctacccacaGGAGTGAAAACTCTCAACCACTCAAGTAAGGAAAAAACCCCTACCCCTTACAACAGAAAGATACAAAGAGAAAAAATCAAGCACTACCTTCTTCTCGAAAAATGCGTCGAAGCTCCCCCGGAGGCTCTTCACCAAATTGGAAAACTTTATTGGATGCCGTTTCACAAACAAAATTGGCAAGCCAATCAGCCGCTCTGTTACTTTCCCTAAAAGCAAAATTAATTGACGGCCGAGATGAGTTATAAAGCATCAACATTTCCTCAAACCAATACCACCCCTTCCAAAAGTTACACTTTTTTCTAGTTAATCACTCTAACCGTAGAAGCAGAATTGGAATAAACCACAAAATCCGTAAAGCCCAGATCAAAACTGTCATGCCCCGAACCCACTCCTAGGAGGATTCGGCTAGTGACCTGGATATCTTAGAATGTTTGCCAATCctccaggatccagaagcagtacttacatgtcacaaaccacacaaaaaTGGTAGATAGACAAAAATGAATATCAAAGTGCAACAGAAGACTTGAACTACCCATAGATGGATTATATTATTTATAGTAAAATCTcgaatacctatgttataccatatacatatccactTATGCTCAAAAATTACAATATCCTGATAATTACACTTcatgaaaaaagaaatttaaatgaTCAAAAAATCACTGCAGAATAGCAAGATAAGGTAGATCTACGGTTCCATCAATAGCTTCATCACCCATTGGTAAACCaatacctgcaaaatcatctaaaaagaatagATTCCatgggggtgagctccactgaaccCAATGAATGAATGATAAGCCATGCATGCAGATTCAACAcaacatgatcctatatgcatgagattcaaTTTAATTCACTAGCCCACCTAACATCAAAACAAAGTTACTAAGCTTATGCTActgcaacaccttaggtagcctCCTCtttgtttacaccctatttttggtctatttcgatcaatagagaaatagacCGAAATCTATTTCAGTCAAGGCTAACATTTTAATTAGTGACCAAAAAACGATCAAGGATCGAAAACGGTTAGAAAATGGTCAGTGATCGAAAACGATCAATGATCGATAAACGGTCAGTAACCGATGATTGGTCAGTAGGGTGGTTACAACCAATTCTTTAAGAAATGGGTAGTTGTGAAGCTACCTCTCAAAGAAAAGGGTAGTTATGAAACTACCTGGTAACTATAGAAACCACCTGAACTACCAAGGATGCCTATAAAAAGAAACATTCAAAACAAAGGAAGGGATCCACAAATCGATCAAACAATTCTTTATCTTTTAgctgttattttcttttatcttaGGACTAGTGTAATGTAGATTTCATCCATCAACATGTCTTTTGGCTTTCTTCAAAAGACATCTATtatcatcaagttgcaagcttcaGCAGTTTGTGGTTGGGCGAGTTGTGAAGGCTTCAACAAATTTGTTTCTATGTTGTTAGTAATTTGGTCATAGAGTAGTGGTAATGTAAATACCAAATTGTAAGCCTCATAAGTTTCAGGTTTGGCAAAGTTGTAATTACTTCAACAAATATGTTTTTTGAAGTAAgtaatttgatttcttcttctgcttgttGGCATTACAATCTTTGCATTACAATCTTTGCATTtttaaaagtccttggattaccaaggcactggtagaaCCCACTCCTTGATTCAATTCATTTTATGGCATCTTCAATTCACTCCGTCGATGCCGAATTTAGTGGAAGCATTTTTGGCACGCCCGGTGGGATACCAGCCAGAATTGAATCTTATTGCCAAGAAGAACAAATGCCGTTGAAGGGAATCCAATCCCAAATCAGGCACAGGAACGGTGCTCAACCAGGGGCAAATCCTGTTGTAAACGAGCACCGAGAAGCCATAACCCATCGTCATGGTGCACGATTTACGTACCAACCTTGTTGCTGGTGTTTTGAATGGTCGATAGCCTATTTTTCAGCCAATAACCAGACCCTTGTTAGCCATCACCAACCAGGGGCAATGCAAGTGCTTCAATCAGGGGGAAAATGGTACAAATCGTGAGATATGGAAACCTAAATTCTCACTTTGTTTTCAAGGGAATTCTATTGGCCCTTTTTCTTCAGTAGAGCCACTTTCTTTTGGAAGGGAGAGGCCTGTGCACCAaccttttttctgttttttttaaaagagagatAAATCTGAGACATACTCAGAAGATGCCGATTTGTTTGGCTCAGTACAGTATGAAACATAGTAAAGCCAGTTTGTTACAACCgcaccccaaaaccctaatataaTATTGTACTATTGTGCCATGTAGGCGAAGCAGCAGCGTATGCCGGGGAATTATTTGCAATGGCCGTCAAGCCAACTCATCAGATCATCGACTGAAGCACCGGACTCCCGGTTGAAGAAAGGTCAACCGAGACTGGGGAAGGTTCATGGACGGCaatttcctagattgccctccTAGCACTTGTTCCAAGAGCGAAGAGGATCGCAGGGAGAACCCGACAGCTGCGTGCATCAACAAGTGGCGCCTCTGTGCCATGTGCATAAAAAAGAGACTGGTGTTCGGGGTCCGAAAACTAAGATTGGATGAAAAGTGAGCAGTACCTAGAACAAAGCCCCTCCCCCCAATTGTTACACCTGCACCCGAATTATACCCAAGTGCCCCGGGGTAATTTAGACCTtgcccaaagggtaatgccatggtggcaatggtcaacattaatgactttgaacctagtatttta is a window encoding:
- the LOC122664034 gene encoding transcription factor EAT1-like, giving the protein MYEEAQYFNPHDPNHMAIAAESVDCPQPVANCSALPPLMGGGGDAGGGSSSHCHNSMEDNLKLSGFFLEDLSNHHNPFHDGDAAAVVAASIGIDLQQHLGFDLEHEFNTNVMPEMLHDPNPTLPPQHMDQHNWDPTGVQEMQDVNYNPLSHQQQQPQQMGLQQNLQCFNSTPFGTPDLLNLLHLPRCSDSSMLPNQTISFSSKKPSNYPASLDFFSELPTAATAADGNLASSSSLLFDQPPLHLNLPPQPPLFRDLFQSLPHNYNLPGSRGGGGGSLFGGIDDREGSGGGLYQDGDGRQFENSVLDFRRDMGGLGRAGRGRGGTHNFSTEKQRREQITEKYMTLRALIPNPTKDDRASVVGDAIEYIRELLRTVDELKVLVDKKKWRQERNKRLKLEDETTVDMESSSMKSLSTLTDREQSFNGSLRSSWSQRKSKETEVDVRIIDDEVTIKLIQKKKMNCLLLVSKVLDELQLELLHVAGGNIGDYYSFLFNTKIYEGSSIYASAMAKKLLEVVDRQYATFPPGNF